The genomic stretch GTTGCAGGGGACGGATTACACGTACCTTGGGCAGGTTGCCGATACCTATCTGGTCGTTCGCCAGGGCAATGCGTTGGTGCTCATTGATCAGCATGCAGCCCACGAGCGGGTGTTGCTGGCTGCCATGCGGGAGGAGCGTACCCGCGGCGACTCCCAGCCACTGGCCATTCCGTTGGAGATAACCCTGCATACCAGTCAGGTCGATGTCTTGCAGAATCTGTGGGAGGAACTCGGTGCCATGGGCTTCAAGATGTCCATGGATGGGCCGACCAAAGTGCAGATTCGTGGCATTCCGCCGACCCTCGATACAGGCAAGGCGCGGGAGTACATCACCGATGCCCTGGCCGAAAAAGTCAGGACCATGGATGACCTCTGGACCATGATGTCATGCAAGACCGCCATCAAGGCGGGACAACCGCTGGCCGTGGATGAAGCCCTTGCACTGCTCGATGTCTGGCTCAAGACGCCGGAGCGGGAATACTGCCCCCACGGCAGGCCGGTCGTGCTGAAGTGGAATCCGCTGGATCTGGAAAAGCTCTTCAAGAGAAAGTAACTATGACAATCGATTACAATAAACTGGAAGTTCGGATCAATCTGGACAACCTGCGGCATAACTACAGGATTTTCACTCGGTTCAGTGACAATGTCATTCCGATCATCAAGTCCGATGCGTATGGCCATGGTCTCGCTGAGGTCAGTAGGGCACTGGAAAACGACGCATCGACCTTTGGAGTCGGCTTTGTGAACGAGGCGGTCCTACTGCGCCGTTCAGGATGTAAGCAGCGCATCATGGCCCTGCTCGGTCCTATTGATGACGCTGATTTTCAAGCGTTGTGGGATCATGAGATTCTGGCTGCCATGTCGCACATGGGCCAGCTGGAGCGCGCTGCCGCTATGGCGGAAGAGCGTGGGACTCTGAACATAGGACTGAAGATCGACACCGGGATGCGGCGATTGGGGTTCCGGCCCGAAGAGGTCGACGAACTCATCGAATTTCTGAAAGGCCATTCAAAGCTCAAGCCGGTCATGGTCACTTCCCACCTGGCTTCGGCTGACGTACCGGAACATAAGGAACATGTTCACGGGCAGGCCCGGGCCTTTGAGGCCGTTGTCGGCAAACTGCGCGAGGCCGGATTTGACGTGGAAGCCAACCTTGCCAATTCGGCTGGCTCCATGGTCCATCCGCCATGTCACATGGATTCGCTGCGGCTCGGCATATCACTGTATGGCGGCAATCCGCTGC from Pseudodesulfovibrio profundus encodes the following:
- the alr gene encoding alanine racemase, with the translated sequence MTIDYNKLEVRINLDNLRHNYRIFTRFSDNVIPIIKSDAYGHGLAEVSRALENDASTFGVGFVNEAVLLRRSGCKQRIMALLGPIDDADFQALWDHEILAAMSHMGQLERAAAMAEERGTLNIGLKIDTGMRRLGFRPEEVDELIEFLKGHSKLKPVMVTSHLASADVPEHKEHVHGQARAFEAVVGKLREAGFDVEANLANSAGSMVHPPCHMDSLRLGISLYGGNPLHGTQWADAGQELKPAMDVSAPVMQVHPLGKGEGISYGWTHVAERDCMVAIIGAGYADCYSRSLSGKGFVNIAGRRAPVLGRVCMQMTAVDVTDILGEGTEVVPGDRAWLLGGPGDAAITPEELADWWGTITYEVFCLLGMNQRIYT